One segment of Babesia bigemina genome assembly Bbig001, chromosome : II DNA contains the following:
- a CDS encoding ADAPTIN, ALPHA/GAMMA/EPSILON domain conatining protein,putative translates to MAAQPVRGLVKFITDLNGLATYRERDHRVREELSKIHSRFDERGMSGYEKKKCMLKLLYIHLLGYDVDLGHVEAVQLMASSSYQEKAAGYMGVEVLLGDLPDLRRMAINTTLEDLQSAVEHVKALALSHVANSWCEELRERIFDDVLRMLKAVPIESSMLRKKLYMCVLQFLRLNSALFRLHEWKRKMFDLLSQEADFGCLMALSNLLIGFVRLHPGEWDHCVPLILEALMRLLSGTVVGERYYSLNSPWLLWKLLNVLALVEPCPNARYSNTLNHVVGRLVDRMLSIKLPTSNRPMGGGEEERAKMMAWLLRMSIALESVRVIVVWLPHMPSFSVEPVVDFLTRMLASQASHVYINALEMAEKMLENEQLLVVLKERLPQFLALFASNDPTVKCRTLFVVSHLCDKDNWNQVIPEMLSVLRESDVPTQNYAVPLLLDALQRCVPLDSLYIDFVFKMMQYVHDESVLQGVPAVLHDKPARFGELLASRCISALRQGPVNDAILRICAASLGEYGHLIEKELCCSEQARLLQRYFPLGSGCTQCVVLTTLARLAIRDRSLWEKVERFLDSQAVHPDVCVQSTACELVRLMLLGSSVLESVVNGDHGRRGPADAIESVEPKVLSISDVDESPAHNRNAVTVRRQTRAASASSRASSSSASSTPSSSSSSSRSHSASSSSSATPTAPSSMSFEDEAADGRLLRERMLSDSPGPLFDDGVLSVWVEQAYRRHEAKVMVRITVSARSARAIRCIHITSASLRCDTGLDGTEHNSVKGRLGPGEEMGHRLSFVLNRSYGELPSYKVRYVVQRASGRKEEGEATLRLPVGVHKFLTPLIAGEDHFDSMWSSLRSHESSREISVGCSMSAACEIVRRCARAHVVEVGDRGGFLTASSGVRERVVVRMLLRVCEQI, encoded by the exons ATGGCGGCGCAGCCTGTGCGCGGTCTCGTGAAATTCATCACGGACCTGAACGGCCTGGCTACCTACCGGGAGCGCGACCACCGCGTCCGGGAGGAGCTGTCCAAAATCCACTCACGCTTCGATGAGCGCGGCATGAGCGGCTACGAGAAGAAGAAGTGCatgctgaagctgctgtaCATTCACTTGCTCGGCTACGATGTGGATCTGGGCCACGTGGAGGCCGTCCAGCTGATGGCGTCGTCGTCCTACCAGGAGAAGGCGGCTGGCTACATGGGCGTGGAGGTGTTGCTCGGCGACCTGCCGGATCTGCGCCGCATGGCGATAAACACGACTCTGGAGGACCTGCAGAGCGCTGTTGAGCACGTGAAGGCGCTTGCGCTGAGCCACGTCGCCAACAGCTGGTGCGAGGAGCTGCGTGAGCGGATCTTCGACGACGTGCTGCGGATGCTCAAAGCGGTGCCGATTGAGTCTTCCATGCTGCGCAAGAAGCTGTACATGTGCGTGCTGCAGTTCCTGCGCCTCAACAGCGCGCTCTTTCGGCTCCACGAatggaagcggaagatgttCGACCTGCTTTCGCAGGAGGCTGACTTCGGGTGCCTGATGGCTCTGTCTAACCTGCTGATCGGGTTCGTGCGCCTGCACCCCGGCGAGTGGGACCACTGCGTGCCGTTGATTCTCGAGGCGCTGATGCGGCTGCTGTCCGGCACCGTGGTGGGCGAGCGCTACTACTCGCTGAACTCGCCCTGGCTGCTGTGGAAGCTGCTGAACGTGCTCGCCCTCGTCGAGCCCTGCCCCAACGCGCGCTACAGCAACACGCTGAACCATGTAGTCGGCCGGCTGGTCGACCGCATGCTGTCGATAAAGCTGCCGACGTCTAATCGTCCGATGGGCGGCGGGGAGGAGGAGCGCGCCAAGATGATGGCGTGGCTGCTGCGCATGTCGATCGCGCTGGAATCTGTGCGCGTGATAGTCGTGTGGCTGCCCCATATGCCTTCGTTTTCCGTGGAGCCCGTCGTGGACTTTTTGACGCGGATGCTTGCGTCGCAGGCGTCGCACGTGTACATCAACGCCCTGGAGATGGCCGAGAAGATGCTGGAGAACGAGCAGCTCCTGGTGGTGCTGAAGGAGCGGCTGCCGCAGTTCCTGGCGCTCTTCGCCTCCAACGACCCCACCGTCAAGTGCCGG ACCCTGTTCGTGGTTTCGCACCTCTGCGACAAGGACAACTGGAACCAAGTGATCCCCGAGATGCTGTCAGTGCTGCGCGAATCCGACGTACCGACGCAGAACTACGCGGTCCCGCTGCTTCTGGACGCCCTGCAGCGCTGCGTGCCGCTGGACTCGCTCTACATCGACTTCGTGTTCAAGATGATGCAGTACGTGCACGACGAGTCCGTCTTGCAGGGCGTGCCCGCCGTGCTGCACGACAAGCCGGCGCGCTTCGgggagctgctggcgtcCCGGTGCATCTCTGCGTTGCGCCAGGGCCCCGTGAACGACGCCATACTGCG CATCTGTGCCGCAAGCCTCGGCGAGTACGGCCATTTGATCGAGAAGGAGTTGTGCTGCAGCGAGCAGGCgaggctgctgcagcgctaCTTCCCGCTGGGCTCCGGGTGCACCCAGTGCGTGGTGCTGACTACGCTGGCCCGCCTTGCAATCAGGGACCGGTCACTGTGGGAGAAGGTGGAGCGTTTCCTCGACTCGCAGGCCGTCCACCCCGATGTCTGCGTGCAGTCCACGGCATGCGAGCTTGTTCGGCTCATGTTGCTGGGTAGCTCGGTGCTTGAGAGCGTCGTCAACGGCGACCACGGCCGGCGTGGCCCCGCTGACGCGATCGAATCCGTCGAgcccaaggtgctgagcaTCTCCGACGTGGATGAATCCCCGGCACACAATCGCAACGCGGTTACCGTCCGCCGTCAAACTCGTGCTGCATCCGCGTCTTCTCGTGCCTCTTCGTCTTCTGCATCTTCTACTCCTtcttcttcgtcgtcgtcatccAGGTCCCACTCcgcctcctccagctcGTCCGCCACCCCGACCGCCCCGTCCTCCATGAGCTTCGAGGACGAGGCAGCCGACGGCCGTCTGCTGCGCGAGCGCATGCTGTCCGACTCGCCCGGGCCGCTGTTCGACGACGGCGTGCTGTCGGTCTGGGTGGAGCAGGCCTACCGTCGCCACGAGGCCAAAGTGATGGTTAGGATCACCGTGAGCGCCCGCAGTGCGCGGGCAATCCGATGCATCCACATCACCAGCGCGTCCCTGCGCTGCGACACCGGGCTGGACGGCACTGAACACAACTCCGTGAAGGGCAGGCTGGGACCCGGCGAGGAGATGGGCCACCGCCTCTCATTTGTGCTCAACAGGTCTTACGGCGAGCTACCCAGCTACAAAGTGCGCTACGTTGTGCAACGGGCGTCCGGCCGCAAAGAGGAGGGCGAGGCTACACTCCGCCTGCCGGTCGGCGTCCACAAGTTCCTCACGCCGCTGATTGCCGGTGAGGACCACTTCGACAGCATGTGGTCGTCACTGAGGTCGCACGAGTCGTCGCGCGAGATCTCCGTCGGCTGCAGCATGTCCGCCGCCTGTGAGATAGTGCGGCGTTGCGCGCGCGCGCACGTGGTCGAGGTAGGTGACCGTGGCGGTTTTCTCACCGCGTCGTCAGGAGTCCGAGAGCGAGTCGTGGTTCGCATGTTGCTGCGAGTGTGCGAACAAATCTAG
- a CDS encoding HISTONE fold protein,putative produces MARTKQTARKSTGGKAPRKQLATKAARKAAPVTAGIKKPHRYRPGTVALREIRKFQKSTELLIRKLPFQRLVREIAQDFKTDLRFQSQAVLALQEAAEAYLVGLFEDTNLCAIHAKRVTIMPKDIQLARRIRGERA; encoded by the coding sequence ATGGCGAGGACTAAGCAGACGGCGCGCAAGTCTACCGGAGGCAAGGCTCCGCGTAAGCAGCTTGCGACTAAGGCGGCGCGCAAGGCAGCGCCCGTGACTGCTGGCATAAAGAAGCCTCACCGATACCGCCCTGGTACCGTTGCGCTGCGTGAGATCCGCAAGTTCCAGAAGTCTACGGAGCTGCTGATCAGGAAGCTTCCTTTCCAGCGTTTGGTGAGGGAGATCGCGCAGGATTTTAAGACTGACCTGCGTTTCCAGTCACAGGCTgtgcttgcgctgcaggaggCTGCGGAGGCATACCTGGTTGGCCTCTTCGAGGACACCAACCTCTGCGCAATTCACGCCAAGCGCGTGACCATCATGCCCAAGGACATACAGCTCGCTCGCCGTATCCGCGGCGAACGCGCGTAA